Proteins from a genomic interval of Tenacibaculum sp. SZ-18:
- a CDS encoding DUF4293 domain-containing protein gives MIQRIQSLYLLLAGIISGGLTFVFNIWSTANSKLFITDLFSGSSIGEKIVPVLFFVSALLSIIAIFLFTNRKLQFVLGRLNILTNLFLLGVLVYLSLTLSGEAAVSEKGIGMFLPIIIIVLLVIANKAIKRDEDLVKSVDRLR, from the coding sequence ATGATTCAAAGAATACAATCCTTATATTTATTACTGGCTGGAATTATTTCAGGAGGATTGACTTTTGTGTTTAATATATGGAGTACTGCGAATAGCAAATTATTTATTACGGATTTGTTTAGTGGTAGTTCAATAGGTGAAAAAATAGTTCCAGTGCTATTTTTTGTATCAGCTCTTTTATCAATAATAGCCATATTTTTATTTACGAATAGAAAGTTGCAATTTGTATTAGGGCGTTTAAATATTTTGACAAATCTTTTTTTATTAGGAGTGTTGGTATATTTATCTCTAACATTATCTGGAGAAGCTGCGGTTTCTGAGAAAGGTATTGGGATGTTCTTACCTATTATTATCATCGTGTTGCTAGTTATAGCAAACAAAGCCATTAAAAGGGACGAAGATCTCGTAAAATCAGTAGATAGATTACGATAA
- the rho gene encoding transcription termination factor Rho, giving the protein MFEISDLKAKKLVELQEIAKTIGLKKTSQLKKLDLIYKILDAQAEANKDITKEKAPSKTEEKPAIKQATKSATPKATNGTDQKKEKPKRKRISKSVEQAANTVKTASITKPEQKTQNTSNESNTNSNSNHRSNNPKNNSSDNKSHKNSQNNNQQNSNRNNNQNRNNNQNRNNNNKHQNKNQGSKHKSGNKYRDPDYEFDGIIESEGVLEMMPDGYGFLRSSDYNYLSSPDDIYVSQSQIKLFGLKTGDTVKGNVRPPKEGEKYFPLIRVSKINGLSPNIVRDRVSFEHLTPLFANEKFNLAEKGSSLSTRIMDLFSPIGKGQRGMLVAQPKTGKTMLLKDVANAIAANHPEVYQIVLLIDERPEEVTDMKRSVRGEVVASTFDEPADKHVRVANIVLEKAKRLVECGHDVVILLDSITRLARAYNTVAPASGKILSGGIDANALHKPKRFFGAARNIENGGSLTIIATALTETGSKMDEVIFEEFKGTGNMELQLERNIANRRIYPAIDLIKSSTRRDDLLLDPKTVQRMWVLRKYLADMNPIEAMEFIQQRIKTSINNEEFLISMNG; this is encoded by the coding sequence ATGTTCGAAATCTCGGATTTAAAAGCAAAAAAATTAGTTGAATTACAGGAAATAGCTAAGACTATTGGTTTAAAGAAAACCAGTCAATTAAAAAAATTAGACCTTATATACAAAATATTAGATGCTCAAGCAGAAGCTAATAAGGATATAACAAAAGAAAAAGCTCCTAGTAAAACTGAAGAAAAGCCTGCTATAAAGCAAGCTACTAAGTCAGCTACCCCGAAGGCTACAAATGGCACTGATCAAAAAAAGGAAAAACCAAAAAGAAAACGTATTTCTAAATCTGTTGAACAGGCTGCTAATACAGTTAAAACAGCGAGTATAACTAAACCTGAGCAAAAAACTCAGAATACTTCTAACGAAAGTAATACAAACAGCAATTCAAATCATAGAAGTAACAATCCAAAAAATAACTCATCTGATAATAAATCTCACAAGAATTCTCAGAATAATAATCAACAGAATTCTAACAGAAACAATAATCAGAATAGAAATAACAATCAGAACAGAAATAACAACAATAAGCACCAAAATAAAAACCAAGGATCAAAACATAAGAGCGGGAATAAGTACCGTGATCCAGACTATGAGTTTGATGGAATTATTGAAAGTGAAGGTGTATTAGAAATGATGCCAGATGGTTATGGTTTCTTACGTTCTTCTGATTACAACTATTTATCATCACCTGATGATATTTATGTCTCTCAATCTCAGATAAAGCTTTTCGGATTAAAAACTGGTGATACAGTAAAAGGAAATGTTCGTCCTCCAAAAGAAGGTGAAAAGTATTTCCCTTTAATTCGTGTATCAAAAATCAATGGATTAAGTCCAAATATTGTAAGAGACCGAGTTTCTTTTGAACACTTAACTCCATTATTTGCAAATGAAAAATTCAATTTAGCAGAAAAAGGAAGTTCTCTTTCTACAAGAATAATGGATTTATTCTCTCCTATTGGTAAGGGACAACGTGGAATGTTAGTAGCACAACCTAAAACTGGTAAAACAATGTTATTAAAAGACGTTGCCAATGCCATTGCTGCCAATCATCCAGAGGTTTATCAAATTGTTTTATTAATTGATGAGCGTCCTGAAGAAGTTACCGATATGAAACGCAGTGTTCGTGGTGAAGTTGTTGCTTCTACTTTTGATGAACCAGCAGACAAACACGTTCGTGTTGCTAATATTGTATTAGAGAAGGCAAAACGATTAGTTGAATGTGGACACGATGTGGTAATTCTTTTAGATTCTATTACTCGTTTAGCACGTGCATATAACACAGTTGCTCCTGCTTCTGGAAAAATATTATCGGGAGGTATTGATGCCAATGCATTACACAAACCAAAACGTTTCTTTGGTGCAGCTCGTAATATTGAAAATGGTGGTTCTTTAACCATTATTGCAACCGCTTTAACAGAAACTGGCTCTAAAATGGACGAAGTAATCTTTGAGGAATTCAAAGGAACTGGTAACATGGAACTTCAATTAGAGCGTAATATTGCAAACCGTAGAATTTACCCAGCTATTGATTTAATTAAATCTAGTACTCGTAGAGATGATTTATTATTAGATCCGAAAACAGTTCAAAGAATGTGGGTATTACGTAAATACTTAGCAGATATGAATCCAATTGAAGCAATGG